A single window of Nicotiana sylvestris chromosome 3, ASM39365v2, whole genome shotgun sequence DNA harbors:
- the LOC104219681 gene encoding uncharacterized protein isoform X4: MESSAAAGVAAARGVSLPVSSSSAQASRKEWRAVSEQSLRNSSSEVQQGREPIDVDFCSITIDGSSGNDILQRLHTVVKEKEELQQLEIELRAQLIARSEIMEIRNSFDAQMKEHANTNAKFQEQIHERDQKIYELERRMEEKERELHAIRLDNEAAWAKEDLLREQSKELQTYRRERDSTEAERAQHIKQIHELQEHFQEKERQFMELQEQNRIAQETILFKDEQIREAQAWITRVQEVDALQQAELRERAEQYNQLWLGCQRQFGEMERMHMHMQQLQLELAEARGGTYSDGSQVSKLNSKDASHLGQSNGSQLNASGSSTPGENTIGLQNGNVENGPSFTSTGNVSTQSDQVHGMAVAPTSLLGMTTYLPPGQITALHPYVMHQQGIPPPLPSHVPQSHVGQFHSVPVVSSLQHWPNQQAVTEGSQISSHNQYSLQLQSTLPGSDSQGSDSQYDHEATVNGQTLCSDYGDGNMNQGSETQDPVVPASSEEEQELQSVDKNYLSSIQAQQTLHQISSQFNGALTLDSHEHDNETEVKNVNSSANYMLESQGLRMGEFSPNVDKSSAEIPYAANNSTESVTDTMSGAVLTETYVAGGQKNAYTVVRPGEVNLLDEKALLACIVRTIPPGSGGRIRISSTLPNRLGKMLAPLHWHDYKKKYGKLDEFVSNHPELFVIDGDFIQLREGAQEIIAATAAAAKVAAAAAAPSSYSSLLPPIAVTPMPQNHRLKRVPSVEPASEKAIFKDYAVIRPANPNDNHQSQISNGASFNVTGGISNVKILTKPRDQMELNASESRAASSVRLTSGNGTNADKNDMGSSQNKVSSHGRSGVNLVSKQGRNVGISSCSRR, translated from the exons ATGGAGTCCTCGGCAGCGGCTGGTGTCGCCGCCGCACGCGGCGTTTCTCTTCCTGTCTCCTCCTCGTCGGCTCAGGCTTCTCGCAAAGAGTGGCGTGCTGTCTCCGAGCAATCGCTTCGAAATTCCAGTAGCGAG GTGCAGCAAGGGAGAGAGCCGATTGACGTGGACTTCTGTTCAATTACTATTGATGGAAGTTCGGGCAATGATATTCTTCAGAGACTACATACTGtggtaaaagaaaaagaagagttgCAGCAACTTGAGATTGAACTACGGGCTCAGCTCATTGCAAGATCAGAGATTATGGAAATACGGAATAGTTTTGATGCTCAGATGAAAGAGCACGCCAATACCAATGCTAAGTTTCAG GAGCAAATACATGAAAGGGACCAGAAGATTTATGAGTTGGAGAGGAGGATGGAAGAGAAAGAAAGGGAACTGCATGCAATCAGACTGGACAATGAAGCG GCATGGGCAAAAGAGGATCTCCTTAGAGAACAAAGTAAAGAACTACAAACTTACAG GAGAGAGAGGGATAGCACTGAAGCCGAAAGAGCTCAGCATATTAAACAAATTCATGAACTCCAAGAGCATTTTCAAGAGAAGGAGCGCCAGTTCATGGAATTGCAGGAACAG AATAGGATAGCTCAGGAAACAATCCTTTTCAAAGATGAACAAATAAGGGAGGCCCAGGCTTGGATTACTCGTGTTCAAGAAGTCGATGCCTTGCAGCAAGCTGAATTACGGGAGCGCGCAGAGCAATATAACCAGCTTTGGCTTGGCTGTCAAAGACAG TTTGGTGAGATGGAGCGCATGCATATGCACATGCAGCAGCTCCAACTTGAATTGGCTGAGGCAAGAGGTGGAACTTACTCTGATGGTTCACAAGTCTCCAAACTGAATTCTAAAGATGCTAGTCATCTTGGGCAGAGCAATGGTAGCCAACTTAATGCTAGTGGAAGCAGTACACCTGGTGAAAATACGATAGGCCTGCAAAATGGAAATGTTGAAAATGGTCCATCTTTTACTTCAACTGGGAATGTGTCAACTCAG TCGGATCAAGTCCATGGTATGGCAGTTGCTCCTACGTCCTTGCTTGGGATGACAACCTACCTCCCACCAGGACAGATTACCGCTCTGCATCCATACGTAATGCATCAACAGGGGATTCCTCCTCCTTTACCATCACATGTTCCTCAATCTCATGTTGGGCAATTTCACTCAGTTCCGGTAGTGTCATCTCTTCAGCATTGGCCAAACCAACAG GCTGTAACAGAGGGTTCACAGATCTCTAGTCACAATCAGTACTCGTTGCAACTTCAATCAACCTTGCCAGGATCAGATTCCCAGGGATCAGATTCTCAGTATGATCACGAAGCAACTGTCAATGGCCAAACTCTTTGTTCTGATTACGGAGATGGCAATATGAACCAAGGAAGTGAAACTCAGGATCCAGTGGTTCCAGCTTCGAGTGAAGAGGAACAG GAACTTCAGTCTGTGGATAAGAATTACCTCTCCAGCATCCAGGCTCAGCAGACTCTGCATCAGATTTCTTCACAATTCAATGGTGCTTTAACATTGGATTCTCATGAACATGACAATGAGACAGAG GTGAAGAATGTCAACTCTTCAGCTAATTACATGTTAGAATCTCAAGGTTTAAGAATGGGGGAATTTAGTCCAAATGTCGATAAATCATCAGCCGAAATTCCATATGCTGCAAATAATTCAACTGAATCAGTGACAGATACCATGTCAGGCGCTGTATTAACTGAAACATATGTTGCTGGTGGACAGAAGAATGCATACACTGTTGTTAGACCAGGAGAGGTTAATCTCCTGGATGAAAAAGCATTGCTGGCTTGCATAGTCCGCACTATTCCACCTGGTTCTGGCGGTAGAATCAGGATTAGTTCTACG CTTCCTAATAGACTTGGTAAAATGCTTGCCCCATTGCACTGGCATGACTACAAAAAGAAGTATGGGAAACTTGATGAATTTGTTTCAAACCATCCTGAA TTATTTGTAATTGATGGAGACTTCATTCAACTTCGAGAAGGTGCTCAAGAAATTATAGCAGCCACAGCGGCTGCTGCTAAAGTGGCTGCTGCAGCTGCAGCACCATCGTCATACTCCTCTCTTTTGCCTCCTATTGCTGTCACCCCTATGCCTCAAAATCACCGTTTGAagagggtaccatcagttgaaccAGCATCTGAGAAGGCGATTTTCAAAGACTATGCTGTCATCAGACCAGCAAATCCTAATGATAACCATCAAAGTCAGATTTCTAATGGTGCCTCTTTCAACGTTACTGGAGGCATCTCAAATGTTAAAATTTTGACAAAGCCTAGAGACCAGATGGAGCTAAACGCATCTGAATCGAGGGCTGCCTCATCTGTACGATTGACCAGCGGGAATGGAACCAATGCTGACAAAAATGACATGGGTAGCTCACAAAACAAGGTTTCATCTCATGGGAGGTCTGGTGTAAATTTAGTCAGTAAGCAGGGCAG GAATGTTGGGATTTCATCATGCTCTAGAAGATA A